The Shewanella sp. MTB7 genome includes a window with the following:
- a CDS encoding phage adaptor protein, whose product MSLVTSNEILLRINTLLNDTAYVRWPKLELLDYLNDAQRAIVLRRPDAYCADIDDFKCVEGTKQSLPADALRLIDIPRNRTGRSIKGPYDRIILDDSYPEWYAGNSANVAELYIYDERNPKTFYLYPGVVINTELTIVYSKAPPSITLAESDGGAIMELDDIFVNATIEWVLYRAYMKDAEYAANPNKSQMYLNAFKTQLGEKSQADGAMAGEVVKE is encoded by the coding sequence TTCAAATGAAATTCTGTTGCGGATAAACACGCTACTTAATGATACGGCCTACGTGCGTTGGCCTAAGTTAGAGTTGCTTGACTACCTTAACGATGCTCAACGAGCGATAGTATTGCGTCGACCTGATGCATATTGTGCCGATATTGATGATTTCAAGTGTGTGGAGGGGACGAAACAGAGTTTACCTGCAGATGCTTTACGCTTGATTGATATTCCCCGCAATAGAACAGGCCGCTCAATTAAAGGGCCCTATGACCGCATTATACTCGATGATAGCTATCCAGAATGGTACGCCGGCAATAGTGCCAATGTCGCTGAGCTTTATATTTACGATGAGCGCAACCCGAAGACATTCTATCTTTATCCTGGCGTGGTGATAAACACCGAGTTGACCATCGTTTACTCCAAGGCCCCACCTTCGATCACTTTAGCTGAAAGTGATGGTGGTGCGATTATGGAACTCGATGATATTTTTGTTAACGCCACAATAGAATGGGTGTTATATCGCGCATATATGAAAGATGCTGAATACGCCGCAAACCCCAATAAATCTCAAATGTACCTCAATGCATTTAAAACCCAACTTGGTGAAAAGAGTCAGGCTGATGGTGCAATGGCAGGCGAAGTCGTTAAGGAGTAG